The following DNA comes from Bos indicus x Bos taurus breed Angus x Brahman F1 hybrid chromosome 22, Bos_hybrid_MaternalHap_v2.0, whole genome shotgun sequence.
tagtaGTCTGTGGAGTCCAATTATAAGTCCCAGGGGTGAAGGTCAGCTCAGGATAAGGCAAGCCGGGGAGGAGGCCCAGCCTGTCCACAGCAGCCCTGGGACTCAGAACAGCTGGTGAGCCTAGCCTGGCGTGGCTGACTACTGGGCAGCAGACTGGGCCAACTGGAGAATGTGAAAGAGTGGATCCATGCCCACCTCAGCCATCCCCAAGTTTACACATGGGCCCTGCAGCCCTCCTGGGCCAACCCTCTATAAGTCGGGAATCACACCCCTGCCCAGAGAAAGCCAATGGCTTGCCTTCATGGCCAGTGAACTAGAGGAGGTAGCTGGCACTGCAGTGTGAGAAACCGTGGTGAGGTAGGTTGGGCAGGCTTTCTCTCCCCTTGAAGTGAGCCTTTTGGAAGGATGAGATACCAGAATCAATCTTCTCCAGCAGGCAAGAGAGGGGTCAATGGCACGTGGGCTGGTCCATCACTCAGAAATGCGCTCTTGAAGATACAGTGGCAACGGGATGAGGCAGCAACGGGTGGTGTGTCCCCGCTCACCCAGACAAGAACCAGCATCCACCTAGCCACCCACCTTGGGTGTGTTTCTGCCTTAGCTTCCTGACTAACCCCTGGTAGAATGCCCTTCAGTGTGAGGCTCCTGGAGGGAAAGGCCCCGTCCCCCACTCATCCTCACTTAAGGATGTAGTAGTTTGTGGACACAAAGGGCATCTTGCTGACCACGGCCGGCTGCTGCTTCCGCCGCACCTCTACCAGCAGTGGGGTGCCTGGCCGACTGTACTCATAGGGCACATAACCCATTGCCACATTCTTTTTCAGGCAGGGTGAGGGGCAGCCACTGGTCACAGCACCTGTCCGGGCAGAGGCCGTGTGTCAATACCCCCCTGCCAGCCCAGGGCCCCCGCCCTCCTAGGGGAGGGACAACGCTCTCCAGCCTCCCTGGTCCACCTACCGATCACAGTACCCTCTGGACTCAGGATGGGACTCTGTGCCCGTACGGGAGCCCCGTCACACATTAACCCCACACGCCTCCGCTGTGCCTTGCTCTTCAGCTGGGGAACAATGACCGAGGCTCCTGGGAAGTCCATAGCAGCTCGGCGGCGCTTCCCTGGAGCGTAACACAATAGATTTAAACCATCGCCCATCAGACCTCTGACCACAGAAGGTCCCAGCAACAAGGACCCCAAGTAACAtccctccagggcttcccaggtggcacagtggtaaagaaaccacctgccagtgcaggagacgcgggtttgatcccagggttgggaagatgccctggaataggaaatggcaacccactccagtattcttgcctgtaaaattccatggacagaggagcctggcaggctacagtccttagggtcgcaaagagtcggacacaactgagcatgcccgCCTGTACAACATCCATCCAGCATCAAGGCCCCTTCATTCAGGCCCCCCCTGCACCTGattcctttccttcccctgcaGTGCAGTTAGtcacccacctcctgcccctgGTCTTGAAGGCTCACCTGCCCACCTCACTTCTGTTGAGAGTCCTCAGCCTCTACTGGGCAAAGCCACTGTGGCACCTTCAGAGAATGAAGGCTCAGGGAGGCTGTGTCCCTTGCTCTAGGCTACACAGCCTTGGAAGCAGTCCTGGGCTGGTCTCAGTGAGGGTCCCTCCAGCCTTCAGGATCCCCTCCCTGAGTGCTAGCCCAGCTCACCGAGTGTCCAGCTCAGGCTGCCTTCCACCGGTGTGGTGTGCTCATCAATGTCGTTCCCATACAAGCAGAGGCCTGCCTCCAGGCGCAGGCTGTCCCGGGCTGCCAGTCCTGCCAGCTTCACCTCAGGGTTTTTCAACAGAGCTGCTGCCAGGTGGACGGCTTCCGCTGCCGGCACTGAGATCTGCAAGGGACACCAGACAGAGCAGGTGGGCAGCTGGCCCCAGAGTCCAGTGCCCGGCACCACCCCATGCCCGCTTCTTGACAAACCTCCACACCGTCCTCTCCTGTGTAGCCACAGCGGGTCACACGGCAGCCAGACACACCAAACACCTCCATCACAGCGCTGGTCATGAAGGGCAGTTTCCGCAGATCATCAGCCACGCCAGCCTGTAGCACCTGGGCTGCAGTGGGACCTGGGTCCAGGGAGCCAGTAACCAAGTGTCCGGGTCCCAGTGCCCCCAGGGAGCTGGATCACAGCCCTCCGGGATAAGAACAAGCCCCGAGCAAGCCCCACCCTGTAGATGGAAGGAGATGTTCCTGCCCACAGAGCCTCATGGCAGGTATAAGGAGGGCATGATACCAAACACAGAATTAGGTTCCAACACCCTCACCTTCCCCCAGCATGGCCTTCATGCCAAGCCGTAGAGGAAACCTGGAAGGCAGAAGTCAACTGCAAGCCCAGCCTGGCCCACTTACCTTGCAGGGCTAGCAGAGCATTATCCATCACCTCCAGGGCCACATCACTGCCCTTGTTCTGAAGCTCCCTAACCTTGtcctgaaaggaaagaaatatcccATTAGCTCCGGGATCCCTTtccctgagcacctgctgtgggCCAGGTGCCACAGAGCTCAGCACAGTGGGCTCTCGTCTTCCAAGGTCATATAACTACTAAATGGTAGGGATGACTCTAGCCCTGGTTTGCAAGCTCTAACACCAGGTTCCAGCCCTCCATCTTCACCAGAGGATGCTCACTTAGGGGCCAGGATCAGCTTCACCTCCCTACTCGCCCCCCACTTCTTCAACACTGGAGAGCCCACTGGCCTGCTTTTTTTCACAGTCACTGTCTGAACCCCTTATCCATTCCAGGTCTGTCCTGGACAAGGATGCAACTCTGTGAATTAGGAGGACAGGGTACCTAGAACACAACAAGAGGGGCTTACCTGCATGAGGGTCAGGTCCTTCtccctgcagccagcattggACACCACATACAGGTGTCCCTCGGAGGCGCTGGTCACAATCAAGTCATCTAAGATGCCTCCAGCCTCGTTGGTAAACAGCGACAGTGTTCCCTAACATCAAAGTGGAGCATCATTGCCTCCAGCTCCAAGAGGCCAAGGTGAAGTGTGAGGCAGACCACCCCTGGCCCCACCCCGCCACCAGAGACTCATAAAGCCTCATGTGCAGGGCTGAAATGGCGGTGCAGGGAGCAAGCTGGGTCAGCCCAGGCCCCGTAGGTACTCCATCCCCCAGGAATACAGGTCCTGAGAAACTATGTCTGCTCCAGCTCTGTGCCCCCAGGCCTGAAGCCAGGACTCAGATGGGTTTGCTGGCTCACATCTAAGGATGCTCactgagcagaaataaaagagggGCCCCACCTGGTTTGGCTTCAGCTCTGCAATATCTCCAACCACTAGACTCTCCATCAGCTTCACCCGGTCACAGCCAAATATCTTGGTCTGGGAAAGAGATCAGAAAGCGTCAGGTCACTGCAGTAGCTAGTCTGGAAGGCAATGGACAAGGAAGCATCTTCCCTCCCCCGAGGGCCCGGGTCCAATTCAGCCAAAGTGCCTGACTAGTCTTTTTGTTCTGCAAGAGGCAGAAGCCCCCCTTTAACTCCCCACATCCGCCAATTCAAGAGATGCACTGAGAGAAGTTAGGGAACTTGAAAGGGCCTGGCACCCTCCTAAAATACCCCTTCTTCCAAACCAACATCCAAAATGGTGGATGACAATGAGTGGTAGCCCCAGCAACCCCCGGGACGTTGAGGTACCCCTAAGTGGGAGCAGGCTGGAAAGATGAAATGGGGAGATGAGCAGGAGACCCTCTAAACTGGTCTGGCCATAGTCCATTATTACACCGTCGAGACCTCGAACTCTTCTGAGAGGGCTGCTCTGGGTATCCAGCTCCCAGCAAAGGCCAGGGGTTGCACAGCTGTGGATGGCAAGGACGCTAGGCTTGGCAGTCGGCGCCCTCCCCCAGCTcacctgcagcatgtgggacacGTCAAAGAGCGAGCAGTGCTGCCGTGTATGCAGGTGTGAATTCACGTGGCTATCCCGGTACTGCACGGGCAGGCTCCAGCCCGCGAACGCCACCATCTTCCCGCCGTGGGCCAGGTGGAAGTCATAGAGCGGTGTCCTGTGGAGCACGTCCTGCGGGCGGCCAGGCTCAGTGCCACCAAGGCCCCAGaccccagccctctcccctcccccaccctccaagaTTGGCAACACAACCCAGCAGCCTCCGGCCCACCTGCGCACAACTGAGCGAACGGCATGGGGCCGAGGCCAGAGCTTGCAGACGCGAGCTCAGACGGGATACCATGCTCCTAGCCTGCTGCATGTTTGCCTACAACTGGTACAGCCGACGCACAGAGGCCACCACTCTGCCAGGCACGCTGGGAGATGTAGTCCGGGCCCTGCTTAAATAGGTCTCTCTCCCCCCGCCCTGGGGGAATTACAAGAGAGAGTGGGCAGCCCCAAGGGCAGGCGGGGCTTTAGCACACACAGTGCCTTGACTCCTCTAGCAGGAAAATAGCCCCGGGCTCTTCTTCCATCTGATCAGAGCCAAAAATAGAGCTAGGGGCTAGACCTCCCTGGGCTGACCGCCCTGCCTCCAAAGGGCCAAAGTACTGCAAAGGGCTGAAAGGCCTGAATTACCAGTTTGGGAAAACAGGCATGTAAGGTcacctggggggaggggaaggggtggagagggCACAGGAGGGTGGAGCCAGCCTGGTAGGTGGAATACCACTGTAACCTGGCCTCCTGGGAGGGTCTCCTGCTCTCTCCCTGGGCGAACATAGATAGCCAGCACAGGGATGCATTCCACAGGTATTTATTGATCTTGCTGCACACTAGGCCCtgtgctggggacacagctgtGCAGGAGGTCTGCCATCCCAGGGACCTCCCCGCTCCCACCCATACACACTGAGGGCTGCTACTCCTTGAGGACAAGACTGCGATCGTTACCCTCTTAGCAAAAGCTGAATGGGGCTAAGTCAAtgaccctgcaggcagattccactTGCAAGAACTCTGATGGTGGAGAGCAGAAGGTGACCACAAAAGGTGGCTGACCTTCCCCCAGAAAGCTGTTGAACCGCACAGACATCCAGTTGGCCAGGTCCAACACACATTGCTGAACTGCCTCCCAATAGCCACCAGAAGAAAGCCACGAAAAACCAGAGAGAAGCAGGATTTTCTCATAAGAAAACAGCCTGTCTTTTTCAACTGCTGGCCTGGGGTTGTAGGAAACCTCAGCTTCTCAAAAAGCACCATTGAGA
Coding sequences within:
- the AMT gene encoding aminomethyltransferase, mitochondrial, with the protein product MQQARSMVSRLSSRLQALASAPCRSLSCAQDVLHRTPLYDFHLAHGGKMVAFAGWSLPVQYRDSHVNSHLHTRQHCSLFDVSHMLQTKIFGCDRVKLMESLVVGDIAELKPNQGTLSLFTNEAGGILDDLIVTSASEGHLYVVSNAGCREKDLTLMQDKVRELQNKGSDVALEVMDNALLALQGPTAAQVLQAGVADDLRKLPFMTSAVMEVFGVSGCRVTRCGYTGEDGVEISVPAAEAVHLAAALLKNPEVKLAGLAARDSLRLEAGLCLYGNDIDEHTTPVEGSLSWTLGKRRRAAMDFPGASVIVPQLKSKAQRRRVGLMCDGAPVRAQSPILSPEGTVIGAVTSGCPSPCLKKNVAMGYVPYEYSRPGTPLLVEVRRKQQPAVVSKMPFVSTNYYILK